One stretch of Candidatus Edwardsbacteria bacterium DNA includes these proteins:
- a CDS encoding sigma 54-interacting transcriptional regulator, with translation MERDDIKLHWRYQLLETIGQGGFGKVFLVRDSITGKKLALKTADASGRALLKNEFIRLHRINHPGLPAVYDFYQTSQSAMLAQEYCPGTTLSVRLSKGPLPESQALTVLNKLAVILDFIHQRGFIHGDLKPENIILNGAVVKLLDLGLARRAGSSLTGITAGTPAYASPELISGQGIITQASDVYSLGLLLYEMLSGKLPPPERRFNRNEPLMADIKEMISGPGADILMKMLRHDPIERLGSAGELLMAGREMEIFQDPEYLSGFDYVAPQDGLRKVWSLCNKGQAVLINLTGGPGAGKTHFLKEVNYINQLKGGRSYYIDAAALTDANLRDLEFENGSFILVDNAGKSTELVKTLAGDKKFSIIFAGTGDDPQSQPENMVRLSLNPATEQLYQRALRGCLSGINRYDLGLLASWLIKQTGNDIERAEKLVGHLVRQELIGRKLGTWHLKWPEIHKDPSWPIEIKNKLEAWWQNLSSDEKRAAINVSLGKVSSDQDPVIGLRYKTVNFDGRWAMGDDQVLALVVGKWGTGEHQEFAGLVKGRGDTTGQFFCRGIYKNLLSQKGDWESWVWVTLQLYKKAAAARDIYGTLFLARDLVDSGKTGTDLHKELAVKITDTYCQLGQWKNALETWMSLEKTLKDDPKYWKRFFYVSITGGFLDVAENKIEEIVRGSISINEDIVMMARAYGGYVKSIKGDPALGQKIIQTGISQNTKEGKDCLVKLSYELMAQLAYRNGCWGEVINYLDRARQYTCGDESDDSMRSDFVYAIALWMTSNLTKARDVITETISRADSQIPSQRLAKVYCSLGAILFELKDWKGAIESHQNSIYHALATNETNSLISSRYGLANISMKQGRFGQAYNIYYELYHQSKADGETGAPIGYLTTLGILENMLGRKELALERIDKAIEVNRLQKSHYPEETILKARAGVELEQGKYEMALSTFAEALDDYKDKAMTPDPEIYADMAYAEYKISNIEKANEWLKAAKDAPDKNPVLVSRIKAVEGMINMADENTRLEGARMSLAAGKEMLESGDKFYAANCWLQTAEEAIKYNDRDLLREIMPGLLKAESEFIEMGTPDYLKRVREIIVKASRIYFGQSGKSTVPVELLRGIYQLAETLSTEGSQRSLAQSALKLAVEMAGAERGALFLLDEKSKISLAAQIDLDDQTKNDALEFSASAVLNSASQGDVIISNDASVDEAFSSRLSVQRNVIRSLLCVPISFREGAAGAIYLDSRVTSGLFGKEQKEFVLALAGIIGAVLESNKLITKLKSSQGDAISQAEDISSLVIGQSAPMQQMIDRIKVIAKADINVLLDGESGSGKEVMAQAIHKLSERRGQKFLALDCGSLPETLLESELFGYVRGAFTGANKDKTGLFESADGGTVFLDEISSASQAVQPRLLRVLESGEIRRVGESASRTVDVRVICATNRDLEIEINEGRFRADLYYRLKVVTIPIPPLRERGSDILLLAEFFKDKYQKKFGKIGLRFSSEAKHQMMNYSWPGNVRELENTIQKAALLANTKTISIKELEISSDMATIKDKKQIDQGQEIGEAIKNFNGNITLAAKSVGISRRHFYRLIEKYKIKA, from the coding sequence ATGGAAAGAGACGACATAAAATTGCATTGGCGGTACCAGCTCCTTGAAACTATCGGGCAGGGCGGATTCGGAAAAGTATTTCTGGTGCGGGACAGTATCACCGGCAAGAAACTGGCTTTAAAAACAGCCGATGCTTCCGGCCGTGCCCTCTTAAAAAACGAATTCATACGCTTGCACCGCATCAATCATCCGGGCCTGCCGGCAGTTTATGATTTTTACCAAACATCACAATCGGCCATGCTCGCCCAGGAATATTGTCCCGGCACCACTTTGTCGGTCAGGCTTTCCAAGGGGCCGCTACCGGAGAGCCAGGCCCTGACCGTGTTGAATAAGCTGGCTGTTATTCTGGATTTCATTCACCAACGGGGATTTATCCACGGAGACCTGAAACCGGAGAATATCATTTTAAACGGTGCGGTTGTCAAGCTGCTGGATCTTGGCCTGGCCAGGAGGGCAGGATCAAGCCTGACCGGGATCACCGCCGGCACTCCGGCCTATGCCTCTCCGGAACTTATTTCGGGACAGGGAATCATTACCCAGGCTTCTGATGTATACAGCCTGGGTCTTTTATTATATGAAATGCTGTCCGGGAAACTTCCCCCCCCCGAAAGGCGGTTTAACAGGAATGAACCGTTGATGGCCGATATCAAGGAAATGATCTCCGGCCCTGGGGCTGATATCCTGATGAAGATGCTCCGGCACGACCCGATTGAGAGGTTGGGTTCGGCCGGAGAGCTGCTTATGGCGGGCCGCGAAATGGAAATATTTCAAGATCCAGAATATTTGAGTGGTTTCGATTATGTCGCCCCGCAAGATGGTTTAAGGAAGGTCTGGTCCTTGTGTAATAAAGGCCAGGCGGTTTTGATTAATTTGACCGGCGGCCCGGGGGCCGGCAAGACGCATTTTTTAAAGGAAGTAAATTATATAAACCAGCTTAAGGGAGGCCGGAGTTATTATATTGACGCAGCTGCGCTGACCGATGCAAATTTGCGGGATCTTGAATTTGAAAACGGATCTTTTATTCTGGTTGATAATGCCGGGAAATCAACAGAGCTAGTAAAGACGCTGGCCGGGGATAAGAAGTTCAGTATAATATTTGCCGGGACGGGTGATGATCCGCAAAGCCAGCCGGAGAACATGGTGCGCCTTTCATTGAACCCGGCCACGGAACAGTTATATCAAAGGGCTCTGAGGGGATGTCTGAGCGGAATAAACCGGTACGATCTGGGACTGCTTGCCAGCTGGCTGATCAAACAAACCGGCAATGACATCGAGCGGGCTGAAAAACTGGTCGGTCATCTGGTCAGACAAGAACTGATCGGGCGAAAACTCGGGACCTGGCATTTAAAATGGCCAGAAATTCATAAGGACCCCAGCTGGCCGATAGAAATTAAAAATAAACTGGAAGCCTGGTGGCAAAACCTGTCCAGCGACGAGAAAAGGGCGGCGATAAACGTCAGCTTAGGCAAGGTCTCCTCAGACCAGGATCCGGTGATCGGCTTGAGATACAAAACAGTAAATTTTGATGGCCGGTGGGCAATGGGCGACGATCAGGTTTTAGCGCTGGTGGTCGGAAAGTGGGGGACAGGGGAACATCAAGAGTTTGCTGGATTGGTAAAAGGCCGCGGGGATACCACCGGGCAGTTTTTCTGCCGGGGCATCTATAAAAACCTTTTATCCCAAAAGGGAGATTGGGAAAGCTGGGTTTGGGTGACGCTGCAGTTGTATAAAAAGGCGGCGGCGGCAAGGGACATCTACGGCACACTGTTCCTGGCCCGGGATCTGGTTGATTCGGGCAAAACAGGAACGGATCTTCACAAGGAACTGGCCGTCAAAATCACGGACACCTATTGCCAACTCGGGCAATGGAAAAACGCCCTTGAGACCTGGATGTCCCTGGAAAAAACTCTTAAAGACGATCCGAAATACTGGAAACGATTTTTCTATGTTTCGATAACGGGCGGATTTCTGGATGTCGCCGAGAATAAAATCGAGGAGATCGTCCGGGGCAGTATATCTATTAATGAAGATATAGTAATGATGGCCAGGGCCTATGGAGGGTATGTTAAATCTATTAAGGGCGACCCTGCCTTGGGGCAAAAGATAATTCAGACCGGCATTTCTCAAAACACGAAGGAGGGAAAAGACTGCCTGGTAAAATTAAGTTATGAATTAATGGCTCAGTTAGCATACCGTAATGGCTGCTGGGGGGAGGTCATAAATTATCTCGACAGGGCGCGGCAGTATACCTGCGGCGATGAGAGCGATGATTCAATGCGGAGTGATTTTGTTTATGCTATTGCTCTGTGGATGACGTCAAATTTGACGAAGGCCAGGGATGTGATTACGGAAACGATAAGTCGGGCGGATTCCCAGATTCCCAGCCAGCGGCTGGCTAAAGTTTATTGCAGCCTGGGGGCGATATTATTCGAGCTTAAGGACTGGAAGGGCGCAATAGAATCCCATCAAAACAGCATTTATCACGCTTTGGCTACCAACGAAACCAACAGTTTAATCAGCTCCAGATACGGACTGGCAAACATATCCATGAAGCAGGGAAGGTTCGGGCAGGCATATAATATATATTATGAGCTGTACCATCAAAGTAAAGCGGATGGGGAAACCGGCGCCCCGATCGGCTATCTGACCACCCTGGGGATATTGGAAAATATGCTGGGGAGAAAAGAGCTGGCCCTGGAGCGCATCGACAAAGCTATCGAAGTCAACCGATTGCAAAAATCCCACTATCCGGAGGAAACGATCCTCAAAGCCAGGGCCGGGGTTGAGTTGGAACAGGGAAAATACGAGATGGCCCTATCCACCTTTGCCGAGGCGCTTGATGACTATAAGGATAAGGCCATGACACCTGATCCCGAGATATATGCGGATATGGCCTATGCGGAATATAAAATAAGTAATATTGAAAAGGCCAATGAATGGTTGAAAGCGGCAAAAGATGCCCCGGATAAAAACCCGGTACTGGTCAGCCGGATAAAAGCGGTGGAGGGAATGATAAATATGGCTGATGAAAACACAAGATTGGAGGGGGCCAGGATGTCCCTGGCGGCTGGAAAGGAAATGCTGGAAAGCGGGGACAAGTTCTATGCCGCCAATTGCTGGCTGCAAACAGCCGAAGAAGCGATAAAATATAATGATAGAGATCTATTGAGGGAAATAATGCCCGGGCTGCTAAAGGCGGAATCGGAATTCATCGAAATGGGAACCCCCGATTATTTAAAGAGAGTCCGGGAGATCATCGTCAAAGCTTCGCGTATATATTTCGGCCAGTCCGGCAAATCAACCGTTCCGGTAGAATTGCTTAGAGGCATTTACCAATTAGCCGAAACATTGTCAACTGAGGGCAGCCAGCGATCCCTGGCCCAGTCTGCCCTAAAGCTGGCGGTGGAGATGGCGGGGGCCGAAAGAGGGGCCTTGTTCCTGCTGGATGAAAAATCTAAAATAAGCCTGGCGGCCCAGATCGACCTGGATGACCAGACCAAGAACGACGCTCTGGAATTTTCAGCTTCGGCGGTATTGAACAGCGCCAGCCAGGGGGATGTGATAATTTCCAACGATGCTTCGGTGGATGAAGCATTCAGCTCCAGATTGAGCGTTCAGCGGAATGTCATCAGATCATTGTTGTGCGTTCCCATCAGCTTCCGGGAAGGGGCGGCCGGGGCCATCTATCTGGATTCGAGGGTCACCTCAGGGCTATTCGGCAAGGAACAGAAGGAATTCGTGCTGGCTTTGGCCGGCATTATCGGTGCGGTGCTGGAGAGCAATAAACTGATCACTAAGCTCAAATCCAGCCAGGGCGATGCCATATCGCAGGCAGAAGATATTTCTTCCTTAGTAATCGGACAGTCCGCGCCAATGCAGCAGATGATCGACAGGATAAAGGTCATTGCCAAAGCGGACATAAACGTGTTGCTGGACGGCGAATCCGGATCGGGCAAAGAGGTAATGGCCCAGGCCATTCACAAACTGTCGGAAAGAAGGGGACAAAAGTTCCTGGCCCTGGATTGCGGCTCGCTCCCCGAAACGCTTCTGGAATCGGAACTGTTCGGCTATGTCAGGGGGGCTTTTACCGGGGCCAACAAAGACAAGACCGGGCTTTTTGAATCGGCCGACGGGGGCACGGTGTTCCTGGACGAGATCTCCAGCGCCAGTCAGGCGGTCCAGCCCCGCCTGTTGAGGGTGCTGGAAAGCGGCGAGATCAGGAGGGTGGGAGAATCTGCCAGCCGGACGGTGGATGTACGGGTGATCTGCGCCACCAACCGGGACCTGGAGATCGAGATCAACGAGGGGCGTTTCCGGGCGGACCTGTATTACCGCCTTAAGGTTGTGACCATTCCCATTCCGCCACTGCGGGAGCGGGGAAGCGATATCCTGCTTTTGGCGGAGTTTTTCAAGGATAAATACCAGAAAAAATTCGGTAAAATAGGGCTGCGGTTCAGCTCGGAAGCAAAGCATCAAATGATGAATTACTCCTGGCCCGGCAATGTAAGGGAGCTGGAGAACACCATCCAAAAGGCTGCATTATTGGCGAATACAAAGACCATATCCATTAAAGAGCTGGAGATATCTTCGGATATGGCAACAATAAAAGACAAGAAGCAGATCGATCAAGGACAGGAAATTGGGGAGGCCATAAAAAACTTTAACGGCAACATTACGCTGGCGGCAAAGTCAGTAGGAATTTCCCGGCGCCATTTTTACAGGTTGATAGAGAAATATAAAATTAAAGCATGA
- a CDS encoding amidohydrolase, with protein sequence MIKSPPNIDNYVIGWRRHFHKNPELSFKEFQTSRVLAAELKKLGMRVKLKVGGTGVVGLLQGCRKGKTVALRADMDALPVNEDNRTSYVSNNPGIMHACGHDGHMAMLLGAAKMLSSQRDVIKGQVKFLFQPGEETPPGGALGMIKDGAMEAPRVNAVFALHLDSSLPTGKVGLCKGPMMAASDNFEITIAGKGGHAARPHDCLDPVTTAAQIIMGLQTIASRKVDPVHPAVVTVGQVQAGSKHNIVPQQALLTGTARTIDFYSTKMMPIWIRQLAEGIARANGLKASLRYERGYPVLFNDPGMVDFCEKVIASLHGKKTAVRITEPMMGGEDMAYFLQKAPGAFLRLGSRKDRATAHPWHHPKFAIDEKALPLGAEILTAIALNYLSQ encoded by the coding sequence TTGATAAAAAGCCCACCGAACATCGATAATTATGTCATAGGATGGCGGAGACATTTCCATAAAAATCCCGAGCTTTCTTTCAAGGAATTTCAAACCTCCCGGGTGTTGGCGGCTGAGTTGAAAAAGCTCGGGATGAGGGTTAAACTTAAGGTAGGCGGCACCGGGGTGGTGGGCCTGCTCCAGGGCTGCCGTAAGGGGAAGACCGTGGCATTGAGGGCCGATATGGACGCCCTGCCGGTCAATGAAGACAACAGAACATCCTATGTTTCAAATAACCCCGGGATCATGCACGCCTGCGGGCACGACGGGCATATGGCCATGCTGTTGGGAGCGGCAAAAATGTTGTCCTCCCAAAGAGATGTGATCAAGGGGCAGGTCAAATTTCTTTTCCAGCCGGGGGAGGAAACGCCCCCCGGCGGCGCCCTGGGGATGATCAAGGATGGTGCCATGGAAGCTCCCAGGGTGAATGCCGTCTTTGCCCTCCACCTGGATTCCTCCCTTCCCACAGGGAAGGTGGGCCTCTGCAAGGGGCCGATGATGGCGGCCTCGGATAATTTCGAGATCACGATTGCCGGAAAGGGCGGCCATGCCGCCCGGCCCCACGACTGCCTGGACCCGGTGACCACCGCGGCCCAGATAATCATGGGCCTGCAGACCATAGCCAGCCGAAAGGTCGATCCGGTCCACCCGGCGGTGGTGACCGTCGGTCAGGTCCAGGCCGGCAGCAAGCATAATATCGTTCCTCAACAGGCGCTTTTAACGGGCACCGCCCGCACCATCGATTTCTATTCCACCAAAATGATGCCCATCTGGATCAGGCAGCTGGCCGAAGGCATTGCCCGGGCCAACGGGCTGAAAGCCAGCTTAAGATATGAGAGGGGCTATCCAGTGCTGTTCAACGACCCGGGCATGGTCGACTTCTGTGAAAAGGTAATAGCTTCACTGCACGGCAAAAAAACCGCAGTCCGCATCACCGAGCCCATGATGGGCGGCGAGGATATGGCCTATTTTTTACAAAAGGCGCCGGGGGCATTTTTAAGGCTGGGCAGCCGTAAAGATCGGGCTACAGCCCACCCCTGGCATCACCCCAAATTCGCCATAGACGAAAAGGCGCTTCCGCTGGGGGCCGAGATCCTGACAGCAATAGCTTTAAATTATTTATCCCAATAA
- a CDS encoding GGDEF domain-containing protein, protein MKSRKNNFTKEVISSLGQDNGETAEILKQVEQVRREKADSLYSDLIYTMVHLHFSENQAKQHWEKVLQHKQEMSRKLGRNVGVRVALLDYFINLQQQIQNPKIIEIDLFEKTLLSAVTDGLTGLYNHRFFQDRLDEEVERARRYGMSFSLLMIDVDDFKIYNDANGHIAGDVLLVEISKIMLQAVRKVDATSRYGGEEFTIILPSTKKKGALTIAGRICQKVAAGHFPNQKVMPGGKVTVSAGVASFPDDGGSKIELLDCADKLLYKAKAMGKNQAFGICKEE, encoded by the coding sequence ATGAAATCCCGAAAAAATAATTTCACCAAGGAGGTCATTTCGTCCCTGGGCCAGGATAACGGCGAGACCGCGGAGATATTGAAACAGGTGGAGCAGGTGCGCCGGGAGAAGGCCGACAGCCTGTACAGCGACCTGATATACACCATGGTCCATCTCCACTTCAGCGAGAACCAGGCCAAACAGCATTGGGAGAAGGTGCTACAGCACAAGCAGGAGATGAGCCGAAAGCTGGGCCGCAATGTGGGGGTCAGGGTGGCCCTGCTGGATTATTTCATCAACCTCCAGCAACAGATACAGAACCCCAAAATAATCGAGATAGATCTGTTCGAAAAGACCCTGCTGTCGGCGGTAACCGACGGCCTGACCGGGCTCTATAATCACCGTTTTTTCCAGGACCGCTTGGACGAGGAGGTGGAGAGGGCCCGGCGCTACGGGATGTCGTTCTCCCTGCTGATGATCGATGTGGACGATTTCAAGATCTACAACGACGCCAACGGGCACATCGCCGGGGACGTACTGCTGGTGGAAATCTCCAAGATTATGCTGCAAGCGGTGCGCAAGGTGGATGCCACCTCCCGCTACGGGGGCGAGGAATTCACCATCATCCTGCCCTCCACCAAAAAGAAGGGGGCCCTGACTATCGCCGGGCGGATCTGCCAGAAGGTAGCCGCCGGACATTTTCCCAATCAGAAAGTCATGCCAGGCGGCAAGGTCACGGTCAGCGCCGGGGTGGCCTCGTTCCCCGATGACGGGGGAAGCAAGATCGAGCTGCTGGATTGCGCCGATAAATTATTATATAAGGCCAAGGCTATGGGAAAGAACCAAGCCTTTGGGATCTGCAAAGAGGAGTGA